A stretch of Onychomys torridus chromosome 2, mOncTor1.1, whole genome shotgun sequence DNA encodes these proteins:
- the LOC118578450 gene encoding 60S ribosomal protein L27-like — protein MGKFMKPGKVVLVLAGHYSGRKAVIVKNIDDGTSDCPYSHALVAGIDCYPRKVTAAMGKKKIAKRSKIKSFVKVYNYNHLRPTRYSVDTPLDKTVVNKDVFRDPALKCKARREAKVKFEERYKTGKNKWFFQKLCF, from the coding sequence ATGGGCAAGTTCATGAAGCCAGGGAAAGTGGTGCTGGTCCTGGCTGGACACTACTCTGGACGCAAAGCCGTCATCGTGAAGAACATTGATGATGGCACGTCAGACTGCCCTTACAGCCATGCCCTGGTGGCTGGAATTGACTGCTATCCCCGAAAAGTGACAGCTGCCATGGGCAAGAAGAAAATCGCCAAGAGGTCAAAGATCAAGTCCTTTGTGAAAGTTTATAACTACAATCACCTCAGGCCCACAAGGTACTCTGTGGACACCCCCTTGGACAAAACAGTTGTCAACAAGGATGTCTTTAGAGACCCAGCCCTGAAATGCAAGGCCAGGCGGGAGGCCAAGGTCAAGTTTGAGGAACGATACAAGACAGGGAAGAACAAATGGTTTTTCCAGAAGCTTTGCTTTTAG